Proteins from a single region of Flavobacterium sp. K5-23:
- a CDS encoding bifunctional 2-polyprenyl-6-hydroxyphenol methylase/3-demethylubiquinol 3-O-methyltransferase UbiG: MSEEQKPNEINNEQPAETWFSSWFDTPYYHILYKERNYREAQVFMDNITHYLNLPEKAKVLDLACGKGRHSIYLNQLGFDVLGADLSENSIAEANKNANSSLHFKVHDMREPFEEKYDAIFNLFTSFGYFENDEDNLTTLISIKESLSEYGFAVIDFMNVTQVLNTLVPEETKTVDGIDFHLKRYLKDGHIYKEIDFEDKGQQFHFTEKVKALTLQDFEALMEEAGIYLLDIFGDYKLKKFYKNESERLIMIFK; encoded by the coding sequence ATGTCTGAAGAACAAAAACCAAACGAAATAAACAACGAACAACCAGCTGAAACTTGGTTTAGTTCTTGGTTTGATACTCCCTATTATCACATCCTTTATAAAGAAAGAAATTATAGAGAAGCACAGGTTTTTATGGATAATATTACTCATTATCTTAATCTGCCTGAAAAAGCAAAAGTACTTGACTTAGCTTGTGGTAAAGGCCGTCATTCTATTTATCTTAATCAATTAGGGTTTGATGTTCTTGGTGCTGATTTGTCAGAAAACAGTATCGCCGAGGCAAATAAAAACGCTAACAGTTCTTTGCATTTTAAAGTGCACGATATGCGTGAGCCATTCGAAGAGAAGTATGACGCCATTTTCAATTTGTTTACCAGTTTTGGATATTTCGAAAACGACGAGGACAATTTAACCACTTTAATATCCATAAAAGAAAGTCTTTCTGAATATGGGTTTGCCGTGATTGACTTTATGAATGTGACCCAAGTACTTAACACTTTGGTTCCCGAAGAAACAAAAACCGTGGACGGAATTGATTTTCATCTAAAAAGGTATTTAAAGGACGGACATATTTATAAAGAAATAGATTTTGAAGACAAAGGACAGCAATTTCATTTCACTGAAAAAGTAAAAGCCTTAACCCTTCAGGATTTTGAAGCTTTAATGGAAGAAGCCGGAATTTATCTTTTGGATATTTTTGGAGACTATAAGCTAAAAAAATTCTACAAGAATGAAAGCGAACGATTAATTATGATTTTCAAATAA
- a CDS encoding DUF6048 family protein has protein sequence MKHTLKYFFSICLLTSFFLSQAQETTKKVEPAKQTSTQTEGILPGPPVTIIPNKEVVKKTDTIPVKKDRYGLRVGIDLFKLTKAFYDKDYKGLELAGDFRLNKKYYLAAEIGNENKTTDDDRLNFTTKGSYLKVGFDYNAYENWLDMENIISIGMRYGVSTFSQELNNYKIYNANPYFGQVPAIATSQKFDGLTASWIEVVAGVKAKVFDNVFMGFSLRLNTLITNKKPDNFDNLYIPGFNRTYDGSFGVGINYTVSYFIPLYKKKVVAKKVVTTKK, from the coding sequence ATGAAACACACATTGAAATATTTTTTTAGTATTTGTCTCTTAACGTCTTTCTTTTTGTCACAAGCTCAAGAAACGACAAAAAAAGTGGAACCGGCAAAACAAACCAGCACACAAACCGAGGGAATCCTTCCAGGACCTCCTGTTACCATTATCCCAAATAAAGAGGTTGTTAAAAAAACAGATACCATTCCCGTAAAAAAAGACCGTTATGGACTGCGTGTTGGGATTGATTTATTCAAACTGACAAAAGCATTCTATGACAAAGATTATAAGGGACTGGAACTCGCAGGAGATTTTAGACTGAACAAAAAATATTATCTGGCAGCCGAAATTGGTAATGAAAACAAAACCACTGACGACGACCGATTGAATTTCACAACCAAAGGTTCGTACCTAAAAGTTGGTTTTGACTACAATGCGTATGAAAACTGGCTGGATATGGAGAATATTATCTCTATAGGAATGCGTTATGGAGTAAGCACCTTCAGTCAAGAACTGAACAATTATAAAATATACAATGCCAACCCTTATTTTGGACAAGTACCCGCAATTGCAACTTCTCAAAAATTCGACGGCCTTACCGCTAGCTGGATTGAAGTGGTAGCAGGTGTAAAAGCAAAAGTGTTTGACAACGTATTTATGGGATTCAGCCTTCGATTAAATACCTTGATTACAAACAAAAAACCAGATAACTTCGATAACCTTTACATTCCGGGTTTCAACAGAACTTATGACGGTAGTTTTGGAGTAGGAATCAACTATACCGTTTCTTATTTCATCCCACTTTATAAAAAGAAGGTCGTTGCCAAAAAAGTTGTGACAACTAAAAAATAA
- a CDS encoding class I SAM-dependent RNA methyltransferase gives MEDNFKMVAKTFFGFEEILAKELIKLGAQDVEQGVRMVSFKGDKGFMYKANLSLRTALKILKPIYFFKANNEQALYKGVAGVNWSKYINANQTFVIDATVHSDNFNHSEFVSQKCKDAIVDQFRERTGQRPSIDKIHPDLRINIHIDRDQVSVALDTSGNSLHQRGYRTATNIAPINEVLAAGVLLLSGWDGETDFIDPMCGSGTLLAEAAMIACNIPANINRKEFAFEKWRDWDNELFDSITDSLLKRVREFHHTIKGYDKAPSAVQKAKDNIKNANLEEYITIEEQNFFDTEKTTEGKLHMVFNPPYDERLDIHMEEFYKSIGDTLKKNYPGTNAWFITGNLDALKFVGLKPSRKIKLFNASIESRLVKYEMYEGSKRTKFQVVEGDSE, from the coding sequence ATGGAAGATAATTTTAAGATGGTTGCCAAAACCTTTTTTGGTTTTGAAGAAATATTAGCTAAAGAATTAATTAAGCTAGGCGCACAAGACGTGGAGCAGGGTGTAAGAATGGTAAGCTTTAAAGGAGATAAGGGATTTATGTACAAAGCCAATTTGTCTTTGCGTACAGCCCTAAAAATCTTAAAGCCTATTTATTTTTTTAAGGCTAACAACGAACAAGCTTTATATAAAGGAGTAGCTGGTGTAAACTGGTCAAAATATATTAATGCGAACCAAACTTTTGTAATTGACGCAACAGTTCACTCGGATAATTTCAATCACTCGGAATTTGTTTCCCAGAAATGTAAGGATGCGATTGTGGATCAATTTAGAGAACGAACAGGACAACGTCCAAGTATTGATAAAATACATCCTGATTTAAGAATCAACATTCATATCGACAGAGACCAAGTTTCAGTAGCGTTAGACACTTCTGGAAATTCATTGCACCAACGTGGGTATAGAACAGCAACTAATATTGCTCCTATAAACGAAGTTCTGGCTGCCGGAGTTTTATTACTATCGGGTTGGGACGGAGAGACTGATTTTATTGATCCTATGTGTGGTTCAGGTACTTTACTTGCCGAAGCGGCTATGATTGCTTGTAACATTCCAGCAAACATTAACCGTAAGGAATTTGCTTTCGAAAAATGGCGCGACTGGGATAATGAATTGTTTGACAGCATCACAGACAGCTTGTTGAAAAGAGTTCGTGAATTTCACCATACCATTAAAGGGTATGACAAAGCACCATCAGCGGTTCAAAAGGCCAAAGACAATATCAAGAATGCAAATCTAGAAGAGTACATCACTATCGAAGAGCAAAACTTCTTTGATACGGAGAAAACTACCGAAGGGAAATTACATATGGTTTTCAATCCGCCTTATGATGAGCGTTTGGATATTCATATGGAAGAGTTCTACAAGAGCATTGGAGATACGCTTAAGAAAAATTACCCAGGAACGAATGCTTGGTTTATCACGGGTAATCTTGACGCCTTGAAATTTGTGGGGTTAAAACCATCTAGAAAAATCAAACTTTTTAATGCTAGTATCGAATCCCGTTTGGTGAAATACGAAATGTATGAAGGAAGTAAGAGAACGAAGTTTCAAGTTGTTGAAGGGGATAGTGAGTAG
- the rlmD gene encoding 23S rRNA (uracil(1939)-C(5))-methyltransferase RlmD produces the protein MAKKNTDKVVFHQIKVLDAGAKGVSVAKAPDGKVVFIPNVVPGDVVDVQTFKKRKAYYEGKAVHFHEFSEHRIEPVCEHFGVCGGCKWQNMKYSQQLYYKQNEVLNHLQRIGKVELPEFEPILGSEKKFFYRNKMEFSFSNSRWLTEAEISSTEDLGNRNALGFHIPKMWDKILDINKCHLQEDPSNAIRNEVRDFANANGLTFFNPRAHEGLLRTLMLRTSSTGEIMVLIQFFENDKANRELILDHLYEKFPQITSLQYVVNSKANDTLYDTDIKLYKGRDYILEEMEGLKFSINAKSFYQTNSDQAYELYKITRDFAGLTGNEIVYDLYTGTGTIAQFVSKKAKKVIGVESVPDAIKDAKANAVRNEITNCEFFVGDMKVVFNDDFIAQHGHPDVIITDPPRDGMHKDVIEQIMKIAPEKVVYVSCNSATQARDLALMDEKYKVTRVRPVDMFPQTHHVENVVLLERRK, from the coding sequence ATGGCTAAGAAAAATACAGACAAGGTTGTCTTTCATCAAATAAAAGTCCTTGATGCAGGTGCAAAAGGCGTATCGGTAGCAAAAGCGCCCGATGGTAAGGTAGTGTTTATCCCAAATGTGGTTCCGGGTGATGTGGTTGACGTGCAGACTTTTAAGAAGCGCAAGGCCTATTACGAAGGGAAAGCGGTTCATTTTCACGAGTTTTCTGAACATCGTATAGAACCTGTTTGCGAGCACTTTGGTGTTTGTGGAGGTTGTAAATGGCAAAATATGAAGTACAGCCAACAGCTGTATTACAAGCAAAATGAGGTGTTGAATCACTTGCAACGCATAGGGAAAGTAGAGCTTCCTGAATTTGAACCTATCTTAGGATCAGAGAAAAAGTTCTTTTATAGAAACAAAATGGAATTTTCGTTTTCGAACAGCCGTTGGTTGACCGAAGCTGAAATTAGCAGCACCGAAGATTTAGGAAATAGAAATGCCCTAGGATTCCATATTCCGAAAATGTGGGACAAAATCCTGGACATCAATAAATGTCACTTACAAGAAGATCCATCTAACGCGATTAGAAACGAAGTGAGAGATTTTGCTAATGCAAATGGTCTAACTTTCTTTAACCCGAGAGCGCACGAAGGATTGCTACGTACTTTAATGTTGCGTACCTCTTCAACTGGTGAGATTATGGTTTTGATTCAGTTTTTTGAAAACGATAAAGCCAACAGAGAATTAATCTTAGACCATTTATATGAGAAGTTTCCACAAATTACTTCTTTACAATATGTGGTAAACAGTAAGGCAAACGATACGCTTTACGATACTGACATCAAACTATACAAAGGTCGTGATTACATCCTGGAAGAAATGGAAGGATTGAAATTTAGCATTAACGCTAAGTCTTTCTACCAAACCAATTCAGACCAAGCCTATGAGTTATATAAAATCACTCGTGACTTTGCTGGATTGACAGGAAACGAAATCGTTTATGATTTATATACTGGAACGGGTACTATTGCTCAGTTTGTTTCTAAAAAAGCAAAGAAAGTAATAGGTGTCGAAAGTGTTCCAGATGCGATTAAAGACGCTAAAGCGAATGCGGTACGCAACGAAATCACAAACTGTGAGTTCTTTGTAGGAGATATGAAAGTGGTCTTTAACGACGATTTCATAGCGCAACACGGTCATCCTGATGTGATTATTACTGATCCACCAAGAGACGGAATGCATAAGGATGTAATCGAACAAATTATGAAAATTGCTCCTGAAAAAGTGGTTTATGTAAGTTGTAACTCAGCTACACAAGCTCGTGATTTAGCTTTAATGGACGAAAAATACAAAGTAACTCGTGTGCGCCCAGTGGATATGTTTCCGCAAACGCATCACGTAGAGAATGTAGTTCTTTTGGAAAGAAGAAAATAG
- a CDS encoding DUF6452 family protein, which produces MKKTFLLLLAIAFTFSSCEKDDICDANTITTPRLVISFYDSVNSTTLKNVTDLKIIGEGKTEGIVFNSSTLINGSKVSIPLKTDADATSFRFILNSGNPNTALVNEDILKFNYTRQNLFVSRACGFKTNFILNPQNPFTHTDAAVLDQKWIQHIAVKNSTLNNENETHIEIFF; this is translated from the coding sequence ATGAAAAAAACATTTTTGTTGTTATTAGCCATTGCCTTCACTTTCTCCAGTTGTGAGAAAGATGATATTTGTGATGCTAATACCATTACTACTCCTCGATTAGTGATTTCATTTTATGATTCCGTAAATTCCACCACATTAAAAAATGTGACGGATTTAAAAATTATTGGAGAAGGAAAGACTGAAGGAATTGTTTTTAATAGTAGCACTCTAATTAATGGAAGTAAAGTTTCAATTCCCCTAAAAACAGATGCCGATGCGACAAGCTTTCGTTTTATTCTGAATTCGGGGAATCCTAATACAGCATTGGTAAACGAAGATATTCTGAAGTTTAATTACACCAGACAAAATCTCTTCGTTTCCAGAGCTTGCGGTTTTAAAACTAATTTTATTTTAAATCCCCAAAATCCATTTACACATACCGATGCAGCAGTTCTGGACCAAAAATGGATTCAGCACATAGCCGTTAAAAACAGTACTTTAAATAACGAAAATGAAACACACATTGAAATATTTTTTTAG